AAAGTCATGCGATGTGAAAATCATAGACCCTTTAAATGATTTCAAACCTTCATTGACAGAGGTAATACTTTCCAAATCTAAATGGTTCGTCGGCTCATCTAATAACAATACGTTCGCACTAGAAAGCATCATTTTACTTAACATACAACGTACTTTCTCACCACCGGAAAGAACGCTAGCTTTTTTCTTCACTTCTTCACCACTGAATAACATACGTCCTAAGAAACCACGTAAAAATGTTTCAGTTTGTTCATTTTCTGGCGCATATTGTCTTAACCAATCTACTAAGTTCATGTCAACGCCTTCAAAATACGCCGAGTTATCTTTAGGGAAGTAGCTTTGTGAAGTTGTGACACCCCATTTATAGCTGCCTTCATCCGGTTCCATTTCGCCGGCTAAAATTTTAAGTAGTGTCGTTTTTGCGATTTCACTTTCGCCCATTAATACCGCTTTGTCATTTGGGTTCATCGTAAATGACAGTGAATCTAACACTTTTTCACCGTCAATGGTTTTAGAAAGGTTTTCAACAAATAATAAATCATTACCAATTTCACGTTCTGGCGTGAATTTTACGAAAGGATAACGACGTGAAGACGGTTGAATATCATCCAATTCAATTTTTTCAAGTTGTTTTTTACGGCTCGTTGCTTGTTTTGATTTAGATGCATTGGCAGAGAAACGTGCAATAAAGTCTTGTAACTCTTTCATTTTCTCTTCTTTTTTCTTATTTTGTTCTTGCGCCATTTTTTGTGCTAATTGACTTGATTGATACCAGAAGTCATAGTTTCCGACATAAACTTTAATTTTACCGAAATCTAAGTCAGCAATGTGCGTACAAACATTATTTAAAAAGTGACGGTCGTGGGATACAACAATCACGGTATTATCAAAGTTAATTAAAAAGTCTTCTAACCAACTGATCGCTTGAATGTCCAAACCGTTTGTCGGCTCATCCAGTAAAAGTACATCAGGCTCACCGAATAAACTTTGGGCG
Above is a genomic segment from Staphylococcus delphini containing:
- a CDS encoding ABC-F family ATP-binding cassette domain-containing protein, whose protein sequence is MLQVTDVSLRFGDRKLFEDVNIKFTPGNCYGLIGANGAGKSTFLKILSGEIDSQTGHVSLGKDERLAVLKQDHFAYEDERVLDVVIKGHERLFEVMQEKDAIYMKPDFSDEDGIRAAELEGEFAEMNGWNAESDAATLLSGLGIGTDLHDKTMSELENNQKVKVLLAQSLFGEPDVLLLDEPTNGLDIQAISWLEDFLINFDNTVIVVSHDRHFLNNVCTHIADLDFGKIKVYVGNYDFWYQSSQLAQKMAQEQNKKKEEKMKELQDFIARFSANASKSKQATSRKKQLEKIELDDIQPSSRRYPFVKFTPEREIGNDLLFVENLSKTIDGEKVLDSLSFTMNPNDKAVLMGESEIAKTTLLKILAGEMEPDEGSYKWGVTTSQSYFPKDNSAYFEGVDMNLVDWLRQYAPENEQTETFLRGFLGRMLFSGEEVKKKASVLSGGEKVRCMLSKMMLSSANVLLLDEPTNHLDLESITSVNEGLKSFKGSMIFTSHDFEFINTIANRVIDLDVPGGLSKEISYEAYLEEKGILKSKA